In Cydia fagiglandana chromosome 3, ilCydFagi1.1, whole genome shotgun sequence, the following are encoded in one genomic region:
- the LOC134679784 gene encoding replication termination factor 2, with product MGCDGGTIPRRDELVRMKKKPEQKDKDAERSFKWRNCALSQQPLQEPVVACALGRLYSKSSVLEALLDKETKPESISHIKNMKDIKDLKLVKNPAYIATEHTDGDVGDSSPYICPISGIEMSGKFRFVFLWSCGCVLAERALKEVKQHLCHMCQTPFTENDVIILNGTEEDIALLKTKMATRVANRKTKKSKADKPTKTEATSACTVTSDAPSTSTSTDIKTEVKEEPEAGSSQAVKKEIETIPLSLPKYNPNKVPRGHLGSQKRAFGSNDLVQDPSYKKTKKDYSIAKDPQSSEVYKSLFTSHSSDQNQQRAHWVTYNPFYN from the exons ATGGGCTGTGATGGCGGTACCATTCCTCGGCGAGATGAACTCGTTCGTATGAAAAAGAAACCAGAGCAA AAAGACAAAGATGCAGAACGCTCGTTCAAGTGGCGCAACTGCGCGCTGTCCCAGCAGCCGCTGCAGGAGCCCGTGGTGGCGTGCGCGCTCGGCCGCCTGTACAGCAAGAGCTCCGTGCTGGAAGCCTTGCTCGACAAGGAAACCAAGCCTGAATCCATCAGCCATATTAAAAACATGAAG GACATCAAGGACCTGAAGCTAGTGAAGAACCCTGCTTACATCGCCACAGAGCACACAGACGGAGATGTTGGTGACAGCTCACCCTACATCTGCCCTATCAGTGGCATCGAGATGTCCGGCAAGTTCCGGTTTGTGTTCCTCTGGAGCTGCGGCTGTGTGCTGGCTGAGAGGGCACTGAAGGAGGTCAAGCAGCATCTCTGCCACATG TGCCAGACACCCTTCACCGAGAATGACGTCATCATACTCAACGGAACAGAAGAGGACATAGCGCTGCTCAAAACTAAAATGGCCACCCGCGTAGCTAACAGGAAAACCAAGAAATCCAAAGCTGATAAACCTACCAAAACAGAAGCCACCAGTGCATGCACAGTAACCTCAGATGCTCCCTCTACCTCAACCTCAACAGACATCAAAACTGAGGTAAAGGAAGAGCCAGAAGCCGGATCAAGTCAAGCTGTTAAAAAAGAAATTGAAACCATTCCTCTTTCCCTACCTAAGTATAACCCTAACAAAGTGCCTAGAGGTCACTTAGGGTCACAGAAGCGAGCATTTGGTTCTAATGATCTGGTACAAGACCCATCTTACAAGAAGACGAAGAAGGATTACAGCATAGCGAAGGATCCGCAGTCGTCGGAGGTGTACAAGTCTCTGTTCACGTCACATTCGAGTGATCAGAATCAGCAGAGGGCCCATTGGGTTACTTATAATCCGTTTTACAATTGA